The following proteins come from a genomic window of Leptospira bandrabouensis:
- a CDS encoding ABC transporter ATP-binding protein has protein sequence MTNMNVKPTVSVRKLEKYYQVVDKKYHIISGLDFEVMPGEIVSVEGASGVGKSTLLNILGAMDSFDDGEVEVCGVSLKNLNEKQRESFRAEKISFIFQQHLLLPDFTALENVMMPLLIARMNPSLAKQQATEILKKVGLGERTESFPSQLSGGESARVGVARALVGRRQLILADEPTGNLDRDNSRHLMDLIKELQNEFKFSLILVTHDLELASMAHKRNRIVSGQLTPVT, from the coding sequence ATGACTAATATGAATGTAAAACCAACTGTTTCGGTTCGCAAGTTAGAAAAATACTATCAGGTTGTGGACAAAAAATACCATATCATCTCTGGACTAGATTTTGAAGTTATGCCAGGAGAAATTGTTTCTGTAGAAGGTGCTTCCGGTGTTGGAAAATCTACACTTTTGAATATTCTAGGTGCTATGGATTCGTTTGACGACGGTGAGGTGGAAGTTTGTGGTGTCAGCCTTAAGAATTTAAACGAAAAACAAAGAGAAAGTTTTCGTGCCGAAAAAATTTCTTTTATCTTCCAACAACATCTTTTGTTACCTGATTTTACTGCATTGGAAAATGTGATGATGCCACTTCTCATTGCAAGAATGAATCCAAGTTTGGCAAAACAACAAGCTACTGAAATTTTAAAAAAGGTGGGTCTTGGCGAAAGAACAGAAAGTTTTCCTTCTCAACTTTCTGGGGGAGAAAGTGCGAGAGTCGGTGTGGCAAGAGCTCTTGTGGGTAGAAGACAACTCATTTTGGCTGATGAACCCACTGGAAATTTAGACCGTGATAATTCACGCCATTTGATGGATCTTATCAAAGAACTTCAAAATGAATTTAAATTTTCTTTGATTCTTGTGACTCACGATTTGGAACTTGCCTCAATGGCACACAAACGAAATCGAATTGTGTCAGGACAGCTAACTCCCGTTACTTAA
- a CDS encoding ATP--guanido phosphotransferase, whose protein sequence is MNFCRFCGTKEIQFRKNGKFGCVHCIQVFEYPILQKPKTIPKNVMEGLENFVKENSKFINLISFRTRITRNLKSNLFPFYDSMMTKSKQLLAENGVDIWLYPTGFYPSNTLPENSENRMGFYLGSEDHIRWEKMVTVLHRIPQESRAEKKTKNQIFRFLLQKTNWAELPKIGFISSCPTNLGLGRRDSILVELDPGVSPRFFSILQTFSEFGIEFAPSTDHSFRKIGENPGLVVKISWKNARAVQKRQFYKILGLRGSL, encoded by the coding sequence ATGAACTTTTGTCGTTTTTGCGGAACCAAAGAAATTCAGTTTCGTAAAAACGGCAAATTTGGTTGTGTTCACTGTATACAAGTTTTTGAATATCCTATCCTTCAAAAACCCAAAACCATCCCTAAAAATGTAATGGAAGGTTTAGAAAATTTTGTAAAAGAAAACTCTAAGTTTATCAATTTAATATCTTTTCGAACTCGTATTACAAGAAACTTAAAATCAAATCTGTTTCCATTTTACGATTCTATGATGACTAAATCCAAGCAGTTGTTAGCCGAGAATGGAGTGGATATTTGGCTATATCCTACTGGATTTTATCCATCAAATACTCTTCCCGAGAATTCTGAAAATAGGATGGGTTTCTATTTAGGTTCAGAAGACCATATTCGTTGGGAAAAAATGGTAACAGTTTTACACCGAATCCCACAAGAATCACGGGCGGAAAAGAAAACAAAAAATCAGATCTTTCGTTTTTTACTCCAAAAAACAAACTGGGCCGAATTGCCAAAGATAGGGTTTATTTCCTCTTGCCCTACCAATTTAGGCCTTGGAAGGCGAGACTCGATCCTTGTGGAATTGGATCCGGGAGTGAGTCCCAGGTTTTTTTCAATTTTGCAAACATTCTCTGAATTTGGTATAGAATTTGCTCCTTCCACCGATCATAGTTTTAGGAAGATCGGAGAAAACCCGGGTCTTGTCGTAAAAATCTCGTGGAAGAACGCTCGAGCGGTCCAAAAACGTCAGTTTTACAAAATTCTTGGTTTACGAGGCTCCCTTTAA
- a CDS encoding ATP-dependent Clp protease ATP-binding subunit, with the protein MLEFTKRAKRVINEIAQDEAKRLGSDFIGPEHILLGLLREEDSVAIKILTNLNINLNELRKEVEKRTREGSGALLLDVSQGQDKYQKMIEVSKEEAKRLKHNYVGTEHILLALLRDNNNIAGGSLSSFSVNYNVIKSEILRLLGAPPSGAVGAGATGTQSGPQGQTQTAAPRQEKSKTPILDEFARDLTQLAREKKLDPVIGRSKEIERVIQILSRKTKNNPVLVGESGVGKTAIVEGLAQAVIDKLVPDLLFDKRVLSLDLASLIAGTKYRGEFEERLKKIMKEIVTSQNIIIFIDELHTLIGAGAAEGAVDAANILKPALARGELQCIGATTNNEYRKYIEKDSALERRFQMVKVLEPSVDDAVLILDGLKKAYEAHHKVRYSEKAIEQAVKLSHRYINDRFLPDKAIDIIDEAGAKARLANCQRPNEIKEIEEEIKALSVKKEDLVRSQEYEKAAAVRDEVNRKKGQLEEKTKQWQERMEGYAVSIEEEDILSVVSLWTGIPLKKMEESENTKLLNLEEDIKSRIVGQTDAIEKVARAVRRSRTGLKSEKRPTGSFIFLGPTGVGKTELAKALAEQLFGSEDNMLRIDMSEYMEPHAVSRLIGAPPGYVGYDDGGQLTEFVRRKPYSLVLLDEIEKAHHDLFNILLQIMEEGNLTDTKGRKVNFRDTIIIMTSNIAAKEISKGGRLGFEDFAEERETYKAEQAREQLKKHFNPEFLNRVDEVVYFAPLKKEEIVSIVDIMLKDFNKRLTEKKVLVDLSLPAKEHFATIGYDQNYGARPLRRVFQRELEDYMAVQSLKGVYDNPTKIQVDFVEGKLVYSETPWSDYKEAPKKDDGSSPSTEEKDLALV; encoded by the coding sequence ATGTTGGAATTCACCAAAAGAGCAAAGAGAGTCATCAACGAAATCGCCCAAGATGAGGCTAAACGTTTAGGCTCCGATTTTATCGGTCCTGAACACATTCTACTTGGGCTTCTCCGGGAGGAGGACTCTGTCGCGATTAAGATTCTTACGAATCTAAACATCAATTTGAACGAACTCCGTAAAGAAGTCGAAAAAAGAACTCGTGAGGGTTCCGGTGCCTTGTTATTGGATGTAAGCCAAGGACAAGACAAATACCAAAAAATGATCGAAGTTTCTAAAGAGGAAGCAAAACGCCTCAAACATAACTATGTTGGAACAGAGCACATTCTATTGGCACTACTTCGAGATAACAATAATATTGCGGGCGGATCGTTATCATCGTTCAGCGTAAATTATAACGTCATTAAATCTGAGATTTTACGACTTTTGGGAGCACCACCATCTGGTGCCGTGGGAGCAGGTGCTACAGGAACACAATCCGGTCCACAAGGCCAAACACAAACAGCAGCACCGAGACAGGAAAAAAGTAAAACTCCTATTTTGGATGAGTTTGCACGGGACCTAACCCAACTCGCACGCGAGAAAAAATTAGACCCAGTGATTGGTCGTTCCAAAGAAATCGAAAGAGTCATTCAAATCCTCTCTCGTAAAACTAAAAACAATCCAGTTCTTGTGGGAGAATCGGGTGTGGGTAAAACAGCCATCGTAGAAGGTCTTGCCCAAGCCGTAATCGACAAGTTAGTTCCCGATTTACTTTTCGATAAACGAGTGTTATCTCTTGATTTAGCAAGTCTCATTGCAGGAACCAAATACCGAGGTGAGTTTGAAGAACGATTGAAAAAAATCATGAAAGAAATCGTTACTTCGCAAAACATCATTATCTTTATTGATGAGTTGCACACTCTGATTGGAGCAGGGGCTGCAGAAGGGGCTGTGGATGCGGCAAACATTCTAAAACCAGCACTTGCTCGTGGGGAATTACAATGTATTGGTGCTACCACCAATAACGAATACCGTAAATACATCGAAAAAGATTCTGCTTTGGAAAGAAGATTCCAGATGGTGAAGGTTCTTGAACCTTCCGTGGATGATGCAGTTCTTATCTTGGATGGTTTGAAAAAAGCATACGAAGCTCACCATAAGGTTCGTTATTCGGAAAAAGCCATTGAACAAGCGGTGAAGTTATCTCACCGTTATATCAACGATCGATTTTTACCAGACAAAGCCATTGATATCATTGATGAGGCTGGTGCAAAAGCTCGTCTTGCGAATTGCCAACGTCCGAATGAAATCAAAGAGATTGAAGAAGAAATCAAAGCTCTTTCGGTTAAAAAAGAAGATTTGGTTCGTAGCCAAGAGTATGAAAAAGCAGCGGCCGTTCGGGATGAAGTGAATCGTAAAAAAGGCCAATTGGAAGAAAAAACCAAACAGTGGCAAGAACGAATGGAAGGGTATGCTGTTTCTATTGAAGAAGAAGATATACTTTCTGTTGTGAGTCTTTGGACAGGAATTCCATTGAAAAAAATGGAAGAGTCCGAAAACACAAAACTTCTCAACTTGGAAGAAGACATCAAGTCACGTATTGTTGGCCAAACCGATGCTATTGAAAAAGTAGCTCGTGCTGTCCGACGTTCACGCACAGGTCTCAAAAGTGAAAAACGCCCTACAGGATCGTTTATTTTCCTTGGCCCAACAGGTGTAGGAAAAACAGAACTTGCGAAAGCTCTCGCAGAACAACTGTTTGGATCGGAAGACAATATGCTCCGAATCGATATGTCGGAATATATGGAACCACATGCAGTATCCCGTCTGATTGGAGCTCCTCCGGGTTACGTAGGATATGATGATGGTGGCCAACTCACTGAGTTTGTGAGAAGAAAACCATATAGTTTGGTTTTACTCGACGAAATTGAAAAGGCACATCATGACCTTTTCAATATCTTACTCCAAATTATGGAAGAAGGGAATTTAACTGACACCAAAGGTCGTAAGGTAAACTTCCGCGATACCATCATCATCATGACTTCGAACATCGCAGCGAAAGAAATTTCTAAAGGTGGGCGATTGGGGTTTGAAGACTTCGCAGAAGAAAGAGAAACTTACAAAGCAGAACAAGCAAGAGAACAGTTGAAAAAACATTTTAACCCAGAATTCCTCAATCGTGTGGATGAGGTGGTTTACTTTGCTCCTCTCAAAAAAGAAGAGATTGTAAGTATTGTGGATATTATGTTGAAAGACTTTAACAAACGTTTGACTGAAAAGAAGGTGCTTGTAGATCTTTCTCTTCCTGCAAAAGAACATTTTGCAACCATTGGATACGACCAAAACTATGGAGCCCGTCCACTACGACGTGTGTTCCAAAGAGAATTGGAAGATTATATGGCTGTGCAGTCTTTAAAAGGCGTTTATGATAACCCGACGAAGATTCAGGTAGACTTTGTGGAAGGAAAACTCGTATATTCGGAAACTCCTTGGTCTGATTACAAGGAAGCTCCGAAAAAAGATGATGGTTCTTCCCCAAGTACTGAGGAAAAAGATTTGGCTCTCGTTTAG
- a CDS encoding tetratricopeptide repeat protein → MKHLIYTFAVFCLLVTSLHSQEKEQVGSAYFQAVDEYKVKNYNKSIELVKSLLADGKSSYEFYALLAFNYDKLNDFENSYKNMLEARKRKPDDEDLLQASLAILTRHKKWKPAIELAEKTIPLYPQNPEVRYFYALALSEKGASKTALSQIEKAKAGSPNDFRMLELEGKIYYNLKNYDKADVSLRWASSLNQNSAEIWNNLALVQESLYKSNKKLGKKSQANTYLAEAKDCIRKASDLNGESNTIKENSKRIVALNDL, encoded by the coding sequence ATGAAACATTTGATTTATACTTTTGCCGTTTTTTGTCTTCTCGTCACTTCCCTCCATTCTCAAGAAAAAGAACAAGTTGGTTCTGCTTACTTTCAAGCTGTGGATGAATACAAAGTAAAAAACTATAACAAGTCTATTGAGCTTGTAAAAAGTCTACTAGCCGATGGAAAATCTTCCTACGAATTTTATGCTTTACTTGCATTTAACTATGATAAGTTGAACGACTTTGAAAATTCTTATAAAAACATGTTGGAAGCAAGAAAACGCAAACCTGACGATGAAGACCTATTGCAAGCAAGTCTTGCGATTTTAACTCGCCACAAAAAATGGAAACCTGCCATTGAACTGGCAGAAAAAACCATCCCTTTATACCCACAAAATCCTGAAGTAAGATATTTTTATGCACTGGCACTTTCCGAAAAAGGTGCTTCCAAAACTGCGCTTTCTCAAATTGAAAAAGCTAAAGCAGGAAGTCCTAATGATTTTCGAATGTTGGAGTTGGAAGGGAAAATTTATTATAATCTAAAAAATTATGACAAAGCAGACGTTAGTTTAAGATGGGCATCTTCTTTAAATCAAAATTCTGCTGAAATTTGGAACAATTTGGCTCTCGTACAAGAATCATTATACAAATCAAATAAAAAATTGGGAAAAAAATCTCAGGCAAACACTTATTTGGCAGAAGCTAAGGATTGTATCCGAAAAGCTTCTGATTTAAATGGCGAAAGTAATACAATCAAAGAAAATTCTAAACGGATTGTAGCACTGAACGACTTGTGA
- the mtaB gene encoding tRNA (N(6)-L-threonylcarbamoyladenosine(37)-C(2))-methylthiotransferase MtaB yields the protein MKIKFHTLGCRLNFFETDGMYSVLKDKGFSLAEAQEEAQYIVVNTCTVTNKADVKNRNIIRNAIRTNPGAKVYVTGCYAETDKEILLNIPGVFGVFGNTEKSSLPYKILEDFEGKEVYPTKTLDRFSYSDVLPEGHTRAYLKIQDGCNRKCSYCKIPAARGLGVSRNYNDILDQVRYLQDNGVGEIQLTGVNLGWYRLENGEKGFLNLLEDILKVLEYSRIRLSSIEPPDVGSGLLDLMKHPRFCKFLHVPIQSGSRKVLKDMRRTYHPDAFRTRIELAKEKLPGLFLGTDVIVGFPSETEVEFSETKQLLVELGFAKLHVFPYSVRKGTSAESFGDPIPGDEKKRRVLDLMSLSSELHTKYAETVIGKSYEAILESDGRFVTDNYLKGRIADPIRFDTLQTGQFVDVRCLEYKPAKDKEGEFIFGLAL from the coding sequence GTGAAAATTAAGTTCCATACACTTGGCTGTCGGTTGAATTTTTTTGAAACCGATGGTATGTACTCTGTATTAAAAGATAAAGGTTTTTCTTTGGCGGAAGCCCAGGAAGAGGCGCAGTATATAGTTGTAAATACTTGTACGGTGACCAATAAAGCTGATGTAAAAAACAGAAACATCATTCGCAATGCCATCCGCACAAACCCTGGTGCGAAAGTTTATGTGACAGGTTGTTATGCGGAAACTGACAAAGAAATTTTACTCAATATCCCTGGTGTATTTGGTGTATTCGGTAATACCGAAAAAAGTTCTCTTCCTTATAAAATTTTAGAAGACTTTGAAGGAAAAGAAGTTTATCCAACAAAAACTCTGGATCGATTTTCTTATTCAGACGTACTTCCAGAAGGTCACACTCGTGCGTACTTAAAAATACAGGATGGATGTAATCGGAAATGTTCCTATTGTAAAATTCCTGCCGCTCGTGGTCTCGGTGTCAGTAGAAATTATAACGATATTTTAGATCAAGTTAGATACCTGCAAGACAATGGAGTTGGTGAAATTCAGTTAACGGGTGTTAATTTAGGCTGGTATCGATTAGAAAATGGTGAAAAAGGTTTTTTAAATCTTTTGGAAGATATTTTAAAGGTCTTAGAATACTCCCGGATCCGCCTTTCTTCGATTGAGCCGCCAGACGTAGGATCTGGTTTACTGGATTTGATGAAACATCCAAGGTTTTGTAAATTTTTGCACGTCCCCATCCAAAGTGGAAGCCGTAAGGTATTAAAAGATATGCGAAGGACCTACCATCCGGATGCATTTCGAACAAGAATTGAACTAGCAAAAGAGAAACTGCCTGGTTTATTTCTTGGAACTGATGTCATTGTGGGATTTCCTTCCGAAACAGAGGTTGAGTTTTCTGAAACCAAGCAATTGTTAGTGGAACTTGGATTTGCAAAATTACACGTATTTCCTTATTCTGTTCGAAAGGGAACTTCGGCTGAGTCCTTTGGAGATCCCATCCCAGGTGATGAAAAAAAACGCAGAGTGTTAGATTTGATGTCTCTCAGTTCGGAATTGCACACGAAGTATGCAGAGACTGTGATTGGAAAATCATACGAAGCCATACTTGAGAGTGATGGTCGGTTTGTGACTGACAATTATTTAAAAGGTAGAATCGCAGATCCTATCAGATTTGATACCTTACAAACGGGACAATTCGTAGATGTTAGGTGCTTGGAATATAAACCCGCAAAAGATAAAGAGGGTGAGTTTATTTTTGGATTGGCACTATAA
- a CDS encoding efflux RND transporter periplasmic adaptor subunit: protein MDRKKLYILGFIVVIVLILTSVWFFRNSQSNRLGIERGSLVEAVYALGTVKPVDSFILKFGIAASVREIFVEEGQTVTKDQALLVNDSGITFRSPFNGTLTKLNVAKNETAMPGLPILEIQNLKEVYISVSLDQESALRVKPGQLAQLSFESIRGNVYKGKVERIYPSNGQFLVRIEPNELPQGILPDMTTDVAIEVSSKENVILVPLVAVDRGKITRFRDGKREKIEIRIGAINSEYGELVQGDLKEGDEVLVKN from the coding sequence ATGGATCGTAAAAAGCTATATATTCTTGGTTTTATCGTTGTAATCGTTCTAATCCTTACTTCTGTTTGGTTCTTTCGAAATTCACAATCTAACCGATTAGGAATTGAAAGAGGTTCGTTAGTGGAAGCGGTATATGCCCTCGGCACTGTAAAACCGGTAGATAGTTTTATTTTAAAATTTGGAATTGCAGCTTCGGTTCGAGAAATTTTTGTAGAAGAGGGCCAAACTGTAACAAAAGACCAGGCTCTACTTGTCAATGATTCAGGAATTACTTTTCGATCTCCTTTCAACGGCACCTTAACTAAGTTAAATGTCGCAAAAAATGAAACCGCAATGCCCGGCCTCCCGATTTTAGAAATCCAAAACTTAAAAGAAGTTTATATTTCCGTTTCTTTAGATCAAGAATCTGCCTTACGTGTCAAACCAGGACAACTAGCCCAACTAAGTTTTGAATCCATACGAGGAAATGTTTATAAAGGAAAGGTTGAAAGGATTTATCCTTCTAACGGACAATTTTTAGTTCGGATCGAACCAAATGAACTTCCGCAAGGAATTTTACCGGATATGACAACCGATGTTGCCATCGAAGTTTCCTCCAAAGAAAATGTAATCTTAGTTCCGTTAGTTGCTGTAGACCGAGGAAAAATTACTCGGTTTCGAGATGGGAAACGAGAAAAAATTGAAATACGTATTGGAGCCATCAATTCAGAATATGGAGAGTTGGTTCAGGGAGATTTGAAAGAAGGCGACGAAGTTTTGGTAAAAAACTGA
- a CDS encoding ABC transporter permease, whose translation MLFLAIRQILSRPQQSILTLIGIVLGTAGYIVFSGIMLGFQAVITDQLVNSDGQIKISPKDELITERTFEDVFFQGKAVRWLSPPSGRTDNSRLTNVLGWMDKLSNDHRVISFAPQLTKEVIFVNGKATAPARFVGVDPSIQPKVTNISDYIVEGKISDLSRGTSLAIMGEGVLNKLGAKIGDTISVYIPGTELIPLKVVGILSTGNRLVDEVTVYSSLSTVQSVTKSSGEISQIIVKIKDIRAAADIAADFRYFSKDKVESWDEVNASILQVFKTQDIVRNSTTFTIILVVAFGIYNILNMVVNQKKKEVAILRSIGFDEKDTIQLFIFQGLFLGTLGAVIGIFVGILGCYYIDGIPIGDPKQNSKALMKTMMISWDWMIYVKGFSIAVLSASIASYIPARMASRLSPVDIIRGAT comes from the coding sequence ATGTTGTTTCTTGCCATAAGACAGATCCTTTCAAGACCACAACAATCCATTCTTACATTGATTGGGATCGTACTTGGAACCGCAGGTTATATTGTTTTCTCGGGTATAATGTTGGGGTTCCAAGCTGTCATTACAGATCAATTGGTGAACTCTGATGGACAAATCAAAATTTCGCCTAAGGATGAACTCATTACAGAACGAACCTTTGAGGATGTATTTTTTCAAGGGAAAGCCGTACGTTGGTTATCACCACCTTCCGGCAGAACCGACAATTCTCGGTTAACTAATGTTCTTGGTTGGATGGATAAATTATCCAACGATCATAGAGTTATTTCTTTTGCACCACAGCTAACCAAAGAAGTTATATTTGTAAATGGGAAAGCAACAGCTCCGGCAAGATTTGTTGGAGTTGATCCGTCGATCCAACCTAAGGTAACTAACATAAGTGATTATATAGTAGAGGGAAAAATTTCTGATTTATCTAGAGGGACATCTCTTGCTATTATGGGTGAAGGTGTTCTGAATAAACTTGGTGCAAAAATTGGTGATACCATTTCCGTCTACATCCCGGGAACTGAATTGATTCCGTTAAAAGTGGTTGGTATTTTAAGTACGGGGAATCGTTTGGTCGATGAAGTTACAGTTTATTCGTCGTTATCCACTGTCCAAAGTGTAACAAAATCAAGTGGAGAAATATCGCAAATTATTGTTAAGATAAAGGATATTCGCGCTGCCGCAGACATTGCTGCTGATTTTCGATACTTTAGCAAGGATAAGGTGGAAAGTTGGGATGAAGTAAATGCTAGTATCCTTCAGGTATTTAAAACGCAGGATATTGTAAGAAACTCAACAACATTTACAATCATTCTCGTTGTAGCTTTTGGAATTTATAATATTTTAAATATGGTTGTGAACCAAAAGAAAAAGGAAGTTGCCATCCTACGTTCTATTGGGTTCGACGAAAAAGATACAATCCAACTTTTTATATTCCAAGGATTGTTTTTAGGAACACTTGGTGCTGTCATTGGGATATTTGTTGGAATCTTAGGGTGTTATTACATAGACGGAATTCCCATTGGAGATCCGAAACAAAATTCCAAAGCTTTAATGAAAACAATGATGATTTCTTGGGACTGGATGATTTATGTAAAAGGTTTTTCCATCGCTGTTCTTAGTGCATCGATTGCGAGTTATATTCCTGCACGTATGGCAAGCCGTCTTTCTCCTGTAGATATTATCCGAGGGGCAACTTAA
- a CDS encoding ABC transporter ATP-binding protein yields MLGIEAKHIFKSFGEPPQEVLKDVSLEIDVGDFVALTGKSGSGKSTLLYIISGLDNPTSGDVKLNGSSLLGMGSQEIHALRNLSIGFVFQFHYLLPELTGLENITMPARKTGSHKVTEEYALHLMESFSVLHCKDKFPSQMSGGEGQRVAIARALVQKPKFLFADEPTGNLDTANGDKVMEIFKRINNEDGTTILFVTHDPDYAGLASRRVHMIDGKIAEIS; encoded by the coding sequence ATGTTAGGAATTGAAGCCAAACATATTTTTAAATCCTTTGGAGAACCACCGCAAGAAGTATTAAAAGATGTTTCCTTAGAAATTGATGTTGGTGATTTTGTGGCTCTTACTGGAAAGTCGGGTTCCGGTAAGTCTACTTTACTTTATATTATAAGTGGTTTGGACAATCCAACGAGTGGAGATGTCAAACTGAATGGAAGTTCCCTTCTCGGAATGGGAAGCCAAGAAATTCATGCCCTAAGAAATTTATCGATAGGATTTGTTTTTCAGTTTCACTACTTACTTCCTGAACTTACTGGTCTAGAGAACATAACTATGCCTGCTAGAAAAACAGGATCACATAAAGTCACGGAAGAGTATGCCTTGCATTTAATGGAAAGTTTTTCTGTTTTACATTGTAAAGATAAGTTCCCAAGTCAGATGTCAGGTGGAGAAGGACAAAGAGTTGCCATTGCACGTGCCCTTGTCCAAAAACCAAAATTTCTTTTTGCAGATGAACCAACTGGTAATTTAGATACTGCTAACGGTGATAAGGTGATGGAGATATTCAAACGTATCAACAATGAGGATGGCACTACGATTCTTTTTGTGACACATGATCCTGATTATGCTGGCCTTGCGAGTCGCAGAGTCCATATGATTGATGGGAAAATTGCAGAAATTTCCTAG
- a CDS encoding trans-sulfuration enzyme family protein, translating into MFEHFETDAIRIQTKRTGEKEHSTPLFLTSSFVFDDAEHARALFAEEVTGNQYTRFSNPNTTELIDKLCSLEHTEDGIATASGMSAVFTSVFGLVKSGDHIVSARAIFGSTHQIFANILPRFGVTTTYVDINKPELWEEAFKENTKIVYIETPSNPGLDIVDLEWVAALCKKKKAILIVDNCFCSPYIQRPADFGADVVIHSATKYLDGQGRVIAGVILGKKEYIQPIRYMARNTGPALSPMNAWIISKSLETLAVRMDRHSENAMKLAEFLEQSPDVDLVRYPFLPSDPGYAIAKKQMKSGGGIVSFVIKGGVERARKFLDSLKWFSLTANLGDTRTTVTHPTSTTHSKLTEAERLAVGIMPGLIRVSVGLEHIDDIIAEVKQALANSK; encoded by the coding sequence ATGTTTGAACACTTTGAAACTGACGCCATCCGCATCCAAACCAAACGAACTGGGGAAAAGGAACATTCCACCCCGCTATTTTTAACTTCCAGTTTTGTTTTTGATGATGCGGAACATGCAAGGGCACTCTTTGCAGAAGAAGTCACTGGCAACCAATACACTCGATTTTCCAATCCCAATACTACTGAACTAATCGATAAACTTTGTTCTTTGGAGCATACGGAAGATGGAATTGCGACTGCATCTGGAATGTCTGCTGTTTTTACCTCTGTGTTTGGACTAGTGAAATCTGGAGATCATATTGTATCGGCACGTGCAATATTCGGATCTACTCATCAAATATTTGCAAATATACTTCCACGATTTGGGGTCACCACTACTTATGTTGACATCAACAAACCAGAGTTATGGGAAGAAGCATTTAAAGAAAATACAAAAATAGTATATATTGAAACACCTTCTAATCCAGGTTTGGATATTGTCGACTTAGAATGGGTAGCTGCGTTATGTAAAAAGAAAAAAGCCATTCTAATTGTTGACAATTGTTTTTGTTCCCCATATATCCAAAGACCAGCTGACTTTGGAGCAGATGTTGTGATTCATTCTGCTACCAAGTATTTGGATGGACAAGGTCGTGTGATTGCTGGTGTTATCTTAGGAAAAAAAGAATACATCCAACCGATCCGTTACATGGCCCGTAATACAGGTCCGGCATTGTCACCTATGAATGCATGGATTATTTCGAAGAGTTTAGAGACATTGGCTGTTCGTATGGATAGGCATTCAGAAAATGCAATGAAATTGGCTGAGTTTTTAGAACAGTCCCCTGATGTAGACTTAGTTCGTTATCCATTCCTACCAAGTGACCCTGGTTATGCGATTGCTAAAAAACAAATGAAATCGGGTGGGGGAATAGTTTCCTTTGTGATTAAGGGCGGAGTGGAGAGAGCAAGAAAATTTTTAGATTCTTTGAAATGGTTTTCTCTTACTGCTAATTTGGGGGATACTCGAACCACTGTAACTCATCCTACTTCTACAACTCATTCAAAACTTACGGAAGCAGAAAGACTGGCAGTTGGAATTATGCCTGGTCTAATCCGAGTTTCTGTTGGTTTAGAGCATATTGATGATATCATTGCGGAAGTAAAACAGGCACTTGCCAATTCAAAGTAA